The following are from one region of the Streptomyces fradiae genome:
- a CDS encoding mannose-1-phosphate guanyltransferase, whose product MKAVVMAGGEGTRLRPMTSSMPKPLLPVVNRPIMEHVLRLLKRHGLNETVVTVQFLASLVRNYFGDGEELGMELTYANEEKPLGTAGSVKNAEEALKDDAFLVISGDALTDFDLTDLIRFHKEKGALVTVCLTRVPNPLEFGITIVDEEGQVERFLEKPTWGQVFSDTVNTGIYVMEPEVFDYVEADVPVDWSGDVFPQLMKEGKPIYGYVAEGYWEDVGTHESYVKAQADVLEGKVQVDIDGFEISPGVWVAEGAEVHPDAVLRGPLYIGDYAKVEADAEVREHTVIGSNVVVKTGAFLHKAVIHDNVYIGQQSNLRGCVVGKNTDVMRAARIEDGAVIGDECLIGEESIVQGNVRVYPFKTIEAGAFVNTSVIWESRGQAHLFGARGVSGIINVEITPELAVRLAGAYATTLKKGATVTTARDHSRGARALKRAVISALQAAAIDVRDLENVPLPVARQQTARGSAGGIMVRTSPGVPDSVDIMFFDERGADLSQARQRKLDRVFARQEYRRAFPGEIGDLSFPASVFDSYTGSLLRNVDTSGIAEAGLKVVVDASNGSAGLVLPSLLGRLQVDSLTINPGLDESRPTESVESRRAGLVRLGEIVASARAAFGVRFDPVGERLSLVDERGRIIEDDRALLVMLDLVAAERRSGRVALPVTTTRIAEQVAAYHGTQVEWTTTSPDDLTRVGREESTIFGGDGRGGFIVPEFSSVFDGAAAFVRLIGLVARTQLTLSQIDARIPRAHVLRRDIATPWAVKGLVMRRVVEAAGDRSVDTTDGVRVVEADGRWVMVLPDPAEAVTHLWAEGPDDTSAQALLDEWAAVVDSAGH is encoded by the coding sequence ATGAAGGCCGTCGTGATGGCCGGTGGCGAAGGCACACGCCTTCGCCCCATGACCTCGAGCATGCCCAAGCCTCTTCTGCCGGTCGTGAACCGGCCGATCATGGAGCATGTCCTGCGACTGCTCAAGAGGCACGGTCTCAACGAGACCGTCGTCACCGTGCAGTTTCTCGCCTCTCTCGTCCGCAATTACTTCGGGGACGGCGAAGAGCTCGGAATGGAGCTCACGTACGCGAACGAGGAGAAGCCGCTCGGCACCGCGGGGAGTGTGAAGAACGCCGAGGAGGCGCTGAAGGACGACGCCTTTCTCGTCATCTCGGGGGACGCGCTCACCGACTTCGACCTCACCGATCTGATCCGCTTCCACAAGGAGAAGGGCGCTCTCGTCACGGTCTGTCTGACCCGGGTGCCCAATCCGCTGGAATTCGGCATCACGATCGTCGACGAGGAAGGACAGGTCGAACGATTCCTGGAGAAGCCGACCTGGGGCCAGGTCTTCTCGGACACGGTGAACACGGGCATCTACGTCATGGAGCCCGAGGTCTTCGACTACGTCGAGGCGGATGTTCCGGTCGACTGGTCGGGTGATGTCTTCCCGCAGCTCATGAAGGAGGGCAAGCCGATCTACGGCTATGTCGCCGAGGGCTACTGGGAGGACGTGGGCACCCACGAGAGCTATGTGAAGGCCCAGGCGGACGTCCTGGAGGGCAAGGTCCAGGTCGACATCGACGGCTTCGAGATCTCGCCGGGCGTCTGGGTCGCCGAGGGCGCGGAGGTCCATCCCGACGCCGTGCTGCGCGGGCCGCTCTACATCGGCGACTACGCCAAGGTGGAGGCCGACGCCGAGGTCCGCGAGCACACCGTCATCGGCTCCAACGTCGTCGTGAAGACCGGAGCCTTTCTTCACAAGGCCGTCATCCACGACAACGTCTACATCGGGCAGCAGAGCAATCTGCGCGGCTGCGTCGTCGGCAAGAACACCGATGTGATGCGGGCCGCCCGGATCGAGGACGGCGCCGTCATCGGCGACGAGTGCCTGATCGGTGAGGAATCGATCGTCCAGGGGAATGTGCGGGTCTACCCCTTCAAGACGATCGAGGCCGGCGCCTTCGTCAACACCTCCGTGATCTGGGAGTCCCGCGGCCAGGCGCATCTCTTCGGCGCCCGTGGTGTCTCCGGCATCATCAACGTGGAGATCACGCCGGAGCTGGCCGTGCGGCTGGCCGGTGCGTACGCCACCACCCTGAAGAAGGGCGCGACCGTGACCACGGCACGCGACCACTCCCGGGGTGCGCGGGCGCTGAAGCGGGCGGTGATCTCGGCGCTGCAGGCCGCCGCCATCGACGTACGGGACCTGGAGAACGTACCGCTGCCGGTGGCTCGGCAGCAGACGGCGCGGGGGTCGGCCGGCGGGATCATGGTGCGGACCTCGCCCGGGGTGCCGGACTCGGTCGACATCATGTTCTTCGACGAGCGGGGCGCCGATCTCTCGCAGGCGCGGCAGCGCAAGCTGGACCGGGTCTTCGCACGTCAGGAGTACCGGCGGGCGTTCCCGGGAGAGATCGGTGACCTGTCCTTCCCGGCCAGCGTCTTCGACTCGTACACGGGCTCGCTGCTGCGGAACGTGGACACCTCGGGCATCGCCGAGGCGGGTCTGAAGGTGGTCGTGGACGCGTCCAACGGCAGTGCCGGGCTTGTTCTGCCCAGTCTGCTCGGGCGGCTCCAGGTGGATTCGCTGACGATCAATCCGGGTCTCGACGAGTCGCGGCCGACGGAGTCGGTGGAGAGCCGGCGGGCCGGGCTCGTACGGCTCGGGGAGATCGTGGCGTCGGCGCGGGCCGCGTTCGGGGTCCGCTTCGACCCGGTCGGCGAGCGTCTTTCGCTGGTGGACGAGCGGGGCCGGATCATCGAGGACGACCGGGCGCTGCTTGTGATGCTCGATCTGGTGGCCGCCGAGCGCAGGTCGGGCCGGGTGGCGCTGCCGGTGACGACCACGCGGATCGCCGAGCAGGTCGCCGCGTACCACGGCACGCAGGTGGAGTGGACGACGACCTCGCCGGACGATCTGACCCGGGTCGGCCGGGAGGAGTCGACGATCTTCGGTGGTGACGGGCGCGGCGGCTTCATCGTGCCGGAGTTCAGTTCCGTCTTCGACGGGGCGGCGGCGTTCGTGCGGCTGATCGGTCTGGTGGCGCGGACACAGCTCACGCTGAGCCAGATCGACGCGCGGATCCCGCGGGCGCATGTGCTCCGCCGGGACATCGCCACGCCGTGGGCGGTCAAGGGTCTGGTGATGCGCCGGGTGGTGGAGGCGGCCGGTGACCGGTCGGTGGACACCACGGACGGCGTGCGGGTGGTGGAGGCCGACGGACGCTGGGTGATGGTGCTGCCGGACCCGGCGGAGGCCGTCACCCATCTGTGGGCGGAGGGTCCCGACGACACCTCCGCGCAGGCGCTGCTCGACGAGTGGGCGGCCGTCGTCGACAGCGCAGGTCACTAG
- a CDS encoding CDP-alcohol phosphatidyltransferase family protein, whose translation MEVQETRVQTDRVLTIPNILSMARLAGVPLFLWLILRPEFGGPNSDGWALLVLALSGVSDYLDGKLARRWNQISSLGRLLDPAADRLYILSTLVGLTWREILPLWLTIALLAREAMLLVMVGILRRHGYPPPQVNFLGKAATFNLMYAFPLLLLSDGDTWVASLAEVFGWAFAGWGTTLYWWAGILYVVQVRRLVKADTAAD comes from the coding sequence GTGGAGGTCCAGGAGACCCGCGTTCAGACGGACCGGGTACTCACCATCCCCAACATCCTGAGCATGGCTCGCCTCGCCGGCGTACCCCTGTTCCTGTGGTTGATCCTCCGGCCCGAGTTCGGTGGGCCCAACAGTGACGGCTGGGCGTTGCTCGTCCTGGCGCTCAGCGGTGTCAGTGACTATCTCGACGGGAAGCTGGCCCGGCGCTGGAATCAGATCAGCAGCCTCGGCCGGCTGCTCGATCCGGCCGCCGACCGGCTGTACATCCTTTCCACGCTGGTGGGTCTCACCTGGCGGGAGATCCTGCCGCTCTGGCTCACGATCGCGCTTTTGGCCCGTGAGGCGATGCTGCTGGTCATGGTGGGCATCCTCCGCCGGCACGGCTATCCGCCGCCGCAGGTGAACTTCCTCGGGAAAGCTGCCACTTTCAACTTGATGTACGCGTTCCCGTTGCTGCTCCTCAGTGACGGAGACACCTGGGTGGCGTCACTCGCTGAAGTTTTCGGGTGGGCCTTCGCCGGATGGGGTACAACTCTGTATTGGTGGGCAGGGATCCTCTACGTGGTCCAGGTCCGTCGACTCGTGAAGGCGGATACCGCGGCCGATTGA
- a CDS encoding PTS glucose transporter subunit IIA: protein MTTVTSPLAGRAIGLAAVPDPVFSGAMVGPGTAIDPVREPGEAVSPVDGVVVSLHPHAFVVVDGEGHGVLTHLGIDTVQLNGEGFELLVNKGDTVTRGQAVVRWNPAAVEEAGKSPICPIVALEATADSLGDVREDGDVKAGDELFGWQ, encoded by the coding sequence ATGACAACCGTGACGTCGCCACTCGCTGGACGCGCCATCGGTCTCGCCGCTGTTCCCGACCCGGTCTTCTCCGGCGCGATGGTCGGTCCCGGTACCGCCATCGACCCCGTCCGCGAGCCCGGCGAGGCCGTCTCGCCCGTCGACGGGGTCGTCGTCTCTCTGCACCCGCACGCGTTCGTCGTCGTGGACGGCGAGGGTCACGGGGTGCTGACGCATCTCGGCATCGACACCGTTCAGCTCAACGGCGAGGGCTTCGAACTCCTCGTGAACAAGGGCGACACCGTGACCCGCGGACAGGCGGTCGTGCGGTGGAACCCGGCCGCGGTCGAAGAGGCCGGCAAGTCCCCCATCTGTCCCATCGTGGCGCTCGAGGCCACGGCCGACTCCCTCGGCGACGTCCGTGAGGACGGCGACGTGAAGGCCGGCGACGAGCTCTTCGGCTGGCAGTGA
- the ptsP gene encoding phosphoenolpyruvate--protein phosphotransferase, which yields METTLRGVGVSHGVAIGEVRHMGTAVLEPPAKQIGADEAEREQGRARQAVEAVAADLNARGNLAGGEAQAVLEAQAMIAQDPELMADVDRRVAVGSTAERAIFDAFSHYRELLAGAGEYMAGRVADLDDVRNRIVARLLGVPMPGVPDSDEPYVLIARDLAPADTALLDPALVLGFVTEEGGPTSHSAILARALGVPAVVALPGAGELAEGTVIAVDGSTGEIFVDPSEEKKAALTKAAEERKAALSASSGPGATSDGHKVPLLANVGGPADVPAAVEAGAEGVGLFRTEFLFLDDSAKAPSEEKQVEAYRKVLEAFPEGRVVVRVLDAGADKPLDFLTPADEPNPALGVRGLRTLLDHPEVLRTQLTALAKAAEGLPVYLEVMAPMVADRTDAKAFADACREAGLRAKFGAMVEIPSAALRARSILQEVEFLSLGTNDLAQYTFAADRQVGAVSRLQDPWQPALLDLVALSAESAKAEGKSCGVCGEAAADPLLACVLTGLGVTSLSMGAASIPYVRATLAKYTLAQCERAASAARAADTAHDARIAAQAVLSGE from the coding sequence ATGGAGACAACGCTGCGAGGCGTCGGCGTCAGCCACGGGGTGGCGATCGGCGAGGTCCGGCACATGGGCACGGCGGTCCTGGAGCCGCCGGCCAAGCAGATCGGCGCCGACGAGGCGGAGCGCGAACAGGGGCGCGCCCGTCAGGCCGTCGAGGCCGTGGCCGCGGACCTTAATGCGCGCGGCAATCTGGCCGGTGGCGAGGCCCAGGCGGTCCTCGAGGCGCAGGCGATGATCGCGCAGGACCCGGAGCTGATGGCCGATGTGGACCGCCGGGTCGCGGTGGGCAGCACGGCCGAGCGGGCCATCTTCGACGCGTTCTCGCACTACCGGGAGCTGCTCGCGGGTGCCGGTGAGTACATGGCCGGCCGGGTGGCCGACCTGGACGACGTGCGGAACCGGATCGTGGCGCGGCTGCTGGGTGTGCCGATGCCGGGTGTGCCGGACAGCGACGAGCCGTATGTGCTGATCGCCCGGGACCTGGCGCCGGCGGACACGGCGCTCCTCGACCCGGCCCTGGTGCTCGGCTTCGTGACCGAGGAGGGCGGGCCGACCAGCCACAGCGCGATCCTGGCGCGTGCGCTCGGCGTGCCGGCCGTGGTCGCGCTGCCCGGTGCGGGTGAGCTGGCCGAGGGCACGGTCATCGCGGTGGACGGTTCCACGGGCGAGATCTTCGTGGACCCGAGCGAGGAGAAGAAGGCGGCGCTGACCAAGGCCGCCGAGGAGCGGAAGGCGGCGCTGTCGGCTTCCAGTGGTCCGGGGGCGACCTCGGACGGGCACAAGGTGCCGCTGCTCGCGAACGTCGGTGGTCCGGCGGACGTGCCGGCGGCGGTCGAGGCCGGTGCCGAGGGCGTGGGTCTGTTCCGTACCGAGTTCCTGTTCCTGGACGACAGTGCCAAGGCGCCGTCGGAGGAGAAGCAGGTCGAGGCGTACCGCAAGGTGCTCGAGGCCTTCCCCGAGGGCCGGGTGGTCGTGCGGGTGCTCGACGCGGGTGCGGACAAGCCGCTGGACTTCCTGACGCCGGCCGACGAGCCGAACCCGGCGCTCGGCGTGCGGGGTCTGCGGACGCTGCTCGACCACCCGGAGGTGCTGCGGACGCAGCTGACGGCGCTGGCGAAGGCCGCCGAGGGTCTGCCGGTGTATCTGGAGGTCATGGCGCCGATGGTGGCCGACCGCACGGATGCGAAGGCGTTCGCCGACGCGTGCCGTGAGGCGGGGCTGCGGGCCAAGTTCGGTGCGATGGTGGAGATTCCGTCCGCCGCGCTCCGGGCGCGTTCGATCCTGCAGGAGGTCGAGTTCCTGTCGCTGGGCACGAACGACCTGGCGCAGTACACGTTCGCCGCCGACCGTCAGGTGGGTGCGGTGTCGCGGCTGCAGGATCCGTGGCAGCCGGCGCTGCTCGACCTGGTGGCGCTGTCGGCCGAGTCGGCCAAGGCCGAGGGCAAGAGCTGTGGTGTCTGCGGTGAGGCCGCGGCGGACCCGCTGCTCGCGTGTGTGCTGACGGGTCTGGGGGTTACCTCCCTGTCGATGGGTGCGGCGTCGATCCCGTATGTGCGGGCGACGCTGGCGAAGTACACGCTGGCGCAGTGCGAGCGTGCGGCGTCCGCGGCGCGTGCCGCGGACACGGCGCACGACGCGCGGATCGCCGCGCAGGCCGTGCTGTCCGGGGAGTAA
- a CDS encoding MFS transporter translates to MSRPTPWHRTVLDRIPGGRDGRRMLIVSIIDKTGTGLWAGCTALYFTYVSGLGLGQVGLLMTVSGGVGIAGAPLAGRLADRFPLVRVIAAAQLMRAVALLALLTTDDFLLLTLYSALGALPDRAGSVLIKLYAARLAGPERVRYQAIQRTTVNIGWSIGGLGAAAALATGSVHAYPLLLVGNVLSYAVIAALTLRCAEPPAPAHVAAVSAAQDGKTAGAPAPRRANPWRDRTFLGYTATDAALFLDDTILQVAVPLWIVHATAAPVGLAPLLLVLNTVLVVLFQVPLARFGANTPAARRLIVPLCGLFVVGTLALAASAAGGRALAIGALAVAVIALTFAEIIHATASWELSVALAPADAQGAYLGVHGLAQSTQRFAGPLLVTAVMTAGPLAWPVLGLALVGAGAAQHRLIRDRVTKPAQASLSVPTVTVSE, encoded by the coding sequence GTGAGCCGCCCGACTCCATGGCACCGCACCGTGCTCGACCGCATACCCGGCGGCCGCGACGGCCGCCGCATGCTGATCGTCAGCATCATCGACAAGACCGGCACCGGCCTCTGGGCCGGCTGCACCGCGCTCTACTTCACCTACGTCTCCGGACTCGGCCTCGGCCAGGTCGGCCTCCTCATGACCGTCTCCGGCGGCGTCGGCATCGCCGGCGCACCCCTCGCCGGCCGGCTCGCCGACCGCTTCCCCCTCGTCCGCGTCATCGCCGCCGCCCAGCTGATGCGCGCCGTCGCCCTCCTCGCCCTCCTCACCACCGACGACTTCCTCCTGCTCACCCTCTACTCCGCCCTCGGCGCCCTCCCCGACCGGGCCGGCAGCGTCCTCATCAAGCTCTACGCCGCCCGCCTCGCCGGACCCGAACGCGTCCGCTACCAGGCCATCCAGCGCACCACCGTCAACATCGGCTGGTCCATCGGCGGCCTCGGCGCCGCCGCAGCCCTCGCCACCGGCAGCGTCCACGCCTACCCGCTGCTCCTCGTCGGCAACGTCCTCTCCTACGCCGTCATCGCCGCCCTCACCCTGCGCTGCGCCGAACCCCCGGCCCCCGCCCACGTCGCCGCCGTCTCCGCCGCCCAGGACGGCAAGACCGCCGGCGCCCCCGCACCCCGCCGCGCCAACCCCTGGCGCGACCGCACCTTCCTCGGCTACACCGCCACCGACGCCGCCCTCTTCCTCGACGACACGATCCTCCAGGTCGCCGTCCCCCTCTGGATCGTCCACGCCACCGCCGCCCCCGTCGGCCTCGCCCCGCTGCTCCTCGTCCTCAACACCGTCCTCGTCGTCCTCTTCCAGGTCCCCCTCGCCCGCTTCGGCGCCAACACCCCGGCCGCCCGCCGGCTGATCGTCCCGCTCTGCGGCCTCTTCGTCGTCGGCACCCTCGCCCTCGCCGCCTCCGCCGCCGGCGGCCGGGCCCTCGCGATCGGCGCCCTCGCCGTCGCCGTCATCGCCCTCACCTTCGCCGAGATCATCCACGCCACCGCCTCCTGGGAACTCTCCGTCGCCCTCGCTCCCGCCGACGCCCAGGGCGCCTACCTCGGCGTCCACGGACTCGCCCAGTCCACCCAGCGCTTCGCCGGTCCCCTCCTCGTCACCGCCGTCATGACCGCGGGGCCCCTGGCCTGGCCCGTCCTCGGTCTGGCCCTCGTCGGCGCCGGAGCCGCCCAGCACCGCCTGATCCGCGACCGCGTCACCAAGCCCGCCCAGGCGTCACTGTCAGTGCCCACGGTTACGGTGAGTGAGTAG
- a CDS encoding aminotransferase class I/II-fold pyridoxal phosphate-dependent enzyme — protein sequence MATQYSISGTTAKGIAASVERGVSEGELAPGDALPPVRRLADELGVSPGTVATAYKELRRRGLVVTRGRGGTVVAEAPSVASRRPPRVPEGLVDLAGGHPDPAFLPVLHPPAEVRPVFGSHRAAPRLAGLEELTRAWYARDGVPAERVSFAHGALDCIARLLSVELRPGDAVAVEDPGFHHLLDLVPALGLRMVPVAVDREGITPDALRTALRAGVRAVVCTPRAQNPTGASLSPARRDALVELLREFPEVLVVEDDYTAELSGPAAPTLAAAGLDRWAQVRTVSKRLGVDLRWAGVAGDPVTIARHDGRMLMTSGWVSHVLQETVAGLLTDQATVRLVAAGEVAYAERRGALAGALRTYGIRSAEGTGMNLWVPVRDESAVVNGLRTQGWWVAAGARFRIAAPTGVRITTAALDPADAERLAADFAGVLGDAQATYGG from the coding sequence GTGGCAACACAATATTCGATCAGTGGGACGACGGCCAAGGGGATTGCCGCGTCCGTCGAGCGCGGGGTCTCCGAGGGCGAGCTCGCGCCGGGCGACGCGCTGCCGCCCGTACGCCGGCTCGCGGACGAGCTCGGCGTCAGCCCGGGCACGGTGGCGACCGCGTACAAGGAACTCCGGCGGCGCGGCCTTGTGGTGACGCGCGGGCGCGGCGGCACGGTCGTCGCGGAAGCCCCCTCGGTGGCCTCGCGCCGGCCGCCGCGCGTGCCCGAAGGCCTGGTGGACCTGGCCGGCGGGCACCCGGACCCCGCGTTCCTGCCGGTGCTGCATCCGCCGGCCGAGGTGCGCCCGGTGTTCGGCTCGCACCGGGCCGCGCCCCGGCTCGCCGGCCTGGAGGAGCTGACCCGCGCCTGGTACGCGCGGGACGGCGTCCCGGCGGAGCGGGTGAGCTTCGCGCACGGGGCGCTCGACTGCATCGCCCGGCTGCTCTCGGTGGAACTCCGCCCCGGCGACGCGGTCGCGGTCGAGGACCCCGGCTTCCACCATCTCCTCGATCTGGTCCCGGCCCTGGGGCTGCGCATGGTGCCGGTGGCCGTGGACCGCGAGGGGATCACCCCGGACGCGTTGCGCACGGCGCTCAGGGCCGGGGTGCGGGCGGTGGTGTGCACCCCGCGCGCCCAGAACCCGACCGGGGCGTCCCTCTCCCCCGCCCGGCGCGATGCGCTGGTCGAGCTGCTGCGGGAGTTCCCCGAGGTCCTGGTCGTCGAGGACGACTACACGGCCGAGCTCTCGGGCCCGGCCGCGCCCACCCTGGCCGCCGCCGGGCTCGACCGCTGGGCTCAGGTCCGCACGGTCTCCAAGCGCCTCGGCGTCGACCTGCGCTGGGCCGGAGTCGCGGGCGATCCGGTGACCATCGCCCGGCACGACGGGCGGATGCTGATGACCTCCGGCTGGGTCAGCCATGTCCTGCAGGAGACGGTCGCCGGGCTGCTCACCGATCAGGCGACGGTCCGGCTGGTGGCGGCCGGCGAGGTGGCGTACGCGGAACGGCGCGGGGCGCTGGCCGGCGCGCTCCGCACGTACGGCATCCGGAGCGCCGAGGGCACCGGGATGAACCTGTGGGTGCCGGTGCGCGACGAGTCGGCGGTGGTGAACGGGCTGCGGACGCAGGGCTGGTGGGTGGCGGCCGGTGCCCGGTTCCGGATCGCGGCGCCCACCGGCGTACGGATCACGACTGCCGCGCTCGACCCGGCGGACGCGGAGCGGCTCGCGGCGGACTTCGCCGGCGTGCTCGGCGACGCGCAGGCGACGTACGGCGGTTAG